The Paenibacillus sp. BIC5C1 DNA segment CACAGCATCATCCACATAGATGACTGCATGAGGATTACCCATGGAGACTGCCGTAAATTTAAACTCCTGTCCATTTGCTTCAATGGAATGATTCACCACCGGATTGGCATCGACGGTGGTTGGAACCTGAAGTCCATTCAGAATAGGTTCTCCCATATCCACTCGAACAGTTTCCACTTTACCATTACGAATGTTCAAGCTTACGGGTTGTACACCCGCACCGATGGTTTCAATCGTAATCTTTTCTTGGGTCACATGACCGTGATCATATACATATTTGGATACACAGCGTATGGCATTGCCACATTGCTCTGCTTCCGAACCGTCCGAGTTCATGATGCGCATCTGAAAATCCGCCTTCTCTGAAGGCAGTATATATACCAGGCCATCCGCACCGATGCCGAAGAAACGGTTGCACCATTTTACAGCCAATTCAGCTGCATCAGCCGGAAGCTGTTGTTCTCCAAATACAACAATAAAATCGTTGCCGAGTCCGTGCATTTTTGTAAATTCCATAACCTTGCCCACTCCTTTTGGCAGTCTGCTGCCAAAGCGTTATTCTTGCTTCTCTACAGGGTACCCTGGGATATTCATATCCAGCATTCCCAATAAAAAAAGCTATCCTGCAAAATGCCGAGGAATCTCGCCTCGAATCATTTTGAGGATAGCATAACGAAAACGATAAGCAATTGCTATTGATTTTATGCCGAAAACTTTGTACTTTTCGGTACGAAGCGCCCAGGGCCCATACGGCGACGGTTGCGACGACCTCCCCACACACTGCCCACTCCCATGAGGAAGGTTGGAATACCTGCGGCAACGATGGAAATGGCCCATTCACGCATACCCAGGGGCACGGTTTTGAAGATAGGCTGCAACGGCTCTACATACATGACTGCCAGCATCAGCACGATGGATGAAATGACTGCAAACACCAGATATTTATTCTGCAATGGATTCCGGTGGAAAATGGAGCGGGAACTACGGCAGTCAAATACATGAATGAGCTGTGCTAAAACGAGCGTAGCAAAGGCAACAGATTGAGCTTTGATGAGCTGACCCGGTTGATCTGGCGCCGCCTGTAAGGTAAGCCAGAAGGCCCCAAGTGTACAAAGCCCGATCAATACACCCCGACTGACAATTTTCCAGCCCAGTCGTCTGGCAAATATATTTTCCTTAGAGCCGCGCGGCTTGTGTTCCATCAGATCTTTTTCCGGCTGATCCACACCGAGCGCCATTGCTGGCAAACCATCCGTCACCAGGTTGACCCACAAAATCTGGATCGGCACGAGTGGCAAAGGTAATCCCATCATCATCGCGAAAAACATCGTTAAAATCTCGCCTACATTCGATGCCAGCAAATACCGGATAAACTTGCGGATGTTCTCATAAATATTACGCCCTTCTTCAATTGCAGCTACTATTGTAGAGAAATTATCGTCACTCAGAATTAACGCCGATGCTTCCTTCGTCACATCCGTGCCTGTTATTCCCATTGCAATACCGATGTCTGCTGCTTTAATGGCTGGTGCGTCGTTGACGCCATCTCCAGTCATCGCTACGACATGTCCTTTGCGCTGCAATGATTTTACAATCCGCAGTTTGTGCTCAGGCGATACTCGTGAGAACACGTAAATGCTCTCCACCTGTTTATCCAGTTGCTCATCCGTCATGCCCGCCAATTGTTGTCCACTAAGTGAAGCCCCACCCCGTGGAAGAATACCCAGTTGCTGCGCAATAGCCTCTGCTGTCGTGCCATGATCGCCGGTAATCATAACGGTACGTATGCCTGCTCTGCGACAAGTCGCAATTGCATCCCGTGCTTCACGCCGCGGTGGATCAATCATGCCTGCAAGCCCGACAAAGACGAGTTGGTTCTCGGCAGCATGTTCATTCTCCACTTTTTCATCCGGCTTTACATCGCGGTAAGCCATACCGAGAACCCGCAGTGCAGAACCAGCCATACTCTCGTTTGCCGCCATGACTTTCTGCCGCAGCGTTCCTGTGAAAGGCACAACATTACCTTCCCACAAAATGTGGCTGCATTGCCCAATCAGAACATCCGGTGCACCTTTGGTGTAGATCATGCGCCCACCCTGATGATGAACGAGGACGGACATCCGCTTCCGATCAGAATCGAACGGAAATTCCTGCTCACGTGCATATAACTCTTTGAGACCAGCCGGGGTAAGCCCCATTTTGGAGGCCAGTGTTACAAGTGCCCCTTCCGTAGGATCGCCTTTCAGCTCCCAAACCACACTGTCTTCCTTGACCGTTTCATTAACATGATCTTTCTTTGTATCTTTCTTTGCTTCTTTCTTGCTATCCTTATTTGTCTCTTTGCCTTTCTTTTTATTCCGCATCTCATCTGCAACACTTTCGATAATACTGGCATTATTACATAGTGCGCTGATCTGAAGCATTCTCCGCAATGTCTGGTCACTCTTCAGTTCCAAGGTACGACCATTCTCCAGCATCTGCCCTTCGGGTGCATAGCCATCCCCTGTGACCTTGATGCTGCGTCCCTCCAGCCACACGTCCGTAACCGTCATCTTGTTCTGGGTCAACGTACCCGTTTTATCCGAACAGATGACCGAGGCACAACCAAGGGTTTCGACGGAGGGAAGCTTGCGCACAATCGCTTTTCGCTTGATCATACGCTGTACCCCCAGGGCTAGCGCAATCGTTACAATCGCTGGTAACCCCTCTGGTATGGCGGCAACTGCAAGACTGACCCCTGCCAGAAACATGCCTACTGCCGGTTGTCCATGCAGAATTCCTGCAACAACAACCATGACGGTTAATCCGAGCGCCACAAAAATCAATATTTTGCCCAGTTGTTCCAGCCTGTGTTGCAGCGGTGTTTCCTGTTCCTCCGTATTCTGGATCAGGTCGGCGATTTTGCCCATCTCAGTATCCATGCCTGTCCTGATCACAACACCCTTGGCTGTACCGCGAGTGACCATCGTCCCCATGAATCCAATGTTCTTCTGATCTCCTAGCGGTACGTCATCCGCTGCTATGGGATGGCAATGTTTGCTTACAGGAACTGATTCCCCAGTGAGCGCAGATTCCTCCACATCGAGGCTATTTGTGGACAGCCAGCGCACATCGGCAGGAATACGATCCCCGCTCTCCACAAGCACGATATCCCCTGGCACCAGAAGTTTGGCTGCAAGATGAGCTTCCTGACCCGACCTCAACACTTTTGCCAGCGGGGCTGACAATTGTTTCAATGCACGAAGGGAACGCTCCGCCCGGAATTCTTGTACGAATCCAAGAATGGCATTAAGGACGATGATGGCAACAATCGTTACAGCATCCAAATATTCTCCAAGCAATCCGGACACCAGTGTGGCCCCCATCAACACCAGAACCATGAAGTCCTTAAATTGATTAAGCAATAATGTAATTGGAGATATGCGCTTTCCTTCGCTCAGCTCATTCGAACCGGCGGCCTTCCTCTTCTCTGCTGCAGTCTCTTCGGTTAATCCTTCCTCAAGACTGACGCCAAGAGTGTTGCGAAGCTCTTCAACGCTTAGTTGGTGCCACTTGGTATGTTCCATGCTTCAAAATTCCCTCCCAGTCTGTATTTCCTCTGTAAAACGTCACACCTACTACACCGGCTATGCTAATCAACAGGTTGTACTCAATGCCGGACAAACTACCTGCTCTATATGTATTCGGACAGGACCCCAAATAGCACCCGATGGCGAATCCTTTCCCTGATGGGCAGAATAAGCTAAAATAAAGGTCTGCGGTTATATACGCAGCGGCAATCCAATTTTTTGCTATACAAACAAATACGAATCTGCAACGGGTTCTTTTTTACATATCCCGGTGTTCATTTCAGTTATAGATAGAGAGGACGTTGAAAAAAATGGCATTGGACGGCATCGTAACACGAGCGATCGTAAATGAACTGCAAGGCTGCAAGGGCGGACGCATCAGCAAAATACATCAACCTAACGGCCATGATGTTGTACTGACTCTCCGTGCTCAGCGCGGAAATAGCAAATTGCTTATTTCGGCCAGCCCAACATATCCGCGTGTGCACTTCACCGAAAAAACGTTTGTTAACCCTACTGAAGCTCCTATGTTTTGCATGCTGCTGCGCAAGCACTGTGAGGGAGCGATCATCGAGGAGATCCGTCAGATTGGCATGGAGCGGATTATTCATATCGACGTGCGTCAGCGCGATGAATTGGGTGATGTTTCGGTCAAACGGATCATCATTGAACTGATGGGACGTCACAGTAATATTGTTTTGGTGGATCCGATAACAGGAACGATTCTGGATGGAATTCATCACGTAACCCCGTCCATCAGTAGTTACCGGGTCATTATGCCTGGATTTTCGTATACCGAACCACCCGAGCAGCATAAAAGCAATCCACTGGAAGTGAGCAGCACTGAATTCCAAAATAGCTATACTGCTGCTGAAGAAGAGGCCTCTCGCTGGCTGGTGAATTCATTCAGCGGTCTTAGTCCGCTGATTGCAGGCGAGATTACCTCTCGGGTATCTGCTAATAAAGGTGACGATCACGCTGCAAGTGAAGGTGAGGCTCGAATCGAAGCCGAAGCATTGTGGACTGCTTTTGAGTCCGTCATGGGACCTGTAAGAGATAATAGTTATGCGCCTGTGACTGGGCTGAACGCCAAAGGCAAAATGATTTTCTCGGCCGTTATGCTCCAGAGCATTCAGGACGCAGAGAAAACCTATGACACGATGAGCAAGTGTATGGAGGATTATTACGGAGACAAGGCCGAGCGAGACACGGTCAAACAAAGAGTGAGCGATCTGCTTCGTTTTCTGCAAAATGAGCGCAGCAAAAACATCAAAAAGCTGGACAACCTGAACAAGGATCTGCTGGAAGCCGACGATGCGGATAAATTCAGATTATGGGGTGAGCTGCTGTTTGCCTCCCTGCATCAGGTTAGTAAAGGAGACAAAAGTGTTGAGCTTGTGAACTTCTATGATGAAGATCAAGCCAATATTACCATTCAGCTTGACCCATTACTTACACCGTCTGACAACGCTCAACGTTATTTCAAACGATATAACAAATACAAGAACAGTCTGGCTGTTATTCATGAGCAACTTGGAAAAACAAAAGACGAGATCGACTATCTCGACAATCTGCTCCAGCAACTGTCTATCGCATCCATGAACGACATCGAGGAAATTCGCGATGAACTTGTGCAACAGGGTTATCTTCGCGACCGCAACAAAAAAGGGAAAAAGAAAAAGAAAAACGACCGCCCTACAGTACATCAGTTTACTTCATCGGAGGGAATTGAACTTCTTGTAGGCAAAAACAATCTGCAAAATGAGTACGTCACCAACCGTTTGGCTTCTTCCAATGACACTTGGTTGCACACCAAAGACATCCCTGGTTCACATGTCGTCATTCGCAGCACAGATTTTGGCGAAGCAACCCTGGAGGAGGCTGCCCAACTCGCGGCTTACTTCAGTCAGGCCAAAGAATCCAGCAGCGTGCCGGTGGACTACACCTTTATCCGACATGTGCGCAAGCCAAGTGGCTCCAAACCAGGCTTTGTCATTTATGACCACCAGAAGACCTTATTTGTAACACCGAACGAAGATCTGGTTAAAAGTTTGCCATCCACGATCAAAAATGGATAAGATGCTTGCTTTCAATCCTGTTAGGAAACCTAAAATCCCCCGGAACAAAAGACTGTTCGGGGGGATTTTTTTTGTTTCTCAAAAAACAACACGATAGACTTGAGTTGGTGATTCAGTTTATTGTTTTATTTTGAGTATAAATTCATTTTAATGTATAATAATCCAATTATGAAATCTATAAATAAACTTCTAAGGATGTGTCCCATGACGCTAAATATCAGACTAACTCAGCCTAATGATGTACTGCCATTGAATGAATTAATGCGTGAGTATGTCGTCGGTTTTTATAACAACCCCTGGCCTGGTGATCAGGCAATCGAGCTTTTGATCAAAAACCTGCTTGATCAGCAAATAGGTGTTCAATTCGTTGCAGAGCAGGATGGTGCACTCATCGGATTCGCTACACTTTATTTTACCTACAGCACGATGAAGGCAAACCGCGTTGCCATTATGAATGACTTGTTTGTGACGGAAGCTTGGAGAGAAGGCGACGCTGAGGCCAGACTGTTTGAACACTGTCAGCAGTACACACGTGAACACGGATGTGCTTACATGTCCTGGATCACAGCAGCAACCAACGAACGGGCACAGCAGTTATTTGAACGCCTTGGAGCTGCTCGGGGCACATGGGTGAATTATTCCATCACCTAGCCAACTATAGGCAATCAAAAAGGACATAGAAACATGGCTAGTGACTAACACTCACCCCATCCCTATGTCCTTTCTTTTTTCATATTCAATTTCAGCACGATGACATCCGATCCCTTATGCCCTAGTCTCATACAACATATGAAGAGAGTTTCCGAATCAAGACTTCCTGGCAGCAGCCCGGAGTTTATCGAGCACATCAATGGTTACGGTTTTGCTACCCAGATCCCCGTGGAATACTACCCCTTGTCTTATACCATGGTAATCCGAACCACCTGTTTGAATGAGCCCAAATTCCCGTGCCAACTCGGCATATCTGCGCTCTTCTTTTGGTCCATGATCCGAATGAACCACTTCAATACCGTCAGGGCGGGAGTCCACCAGAATACGACGAACCAATTCATCGTCTCCGTATAAACCAGGATGGGCAATAACAGCAGCACCACCCGCATCTTTAATCCACTGGCATGCGTCTCCCGGTGCAACTCGGGGAACCGACACATAGCCCGGCTGACCTTCAGCCAGATAACGATTGAACGCATCCCTCATATCAGCTGCATAACCTTTTCGTACCAACACATCGGCCATATGAGGTCTACCGATGCTTTCATCCGGCTCCAGTGGTCGACCAAGGCCATCAATGACCTCCTGCCAGCTGATTTCAAGTCCAAGCTCCTGCAGCTTGGCGATGATCAGATGATTGCGTTCTTCCCTCGCTTCCCGAAGCCCGCGCAGTCGCTCCAGAAATTTCTCATCTTCTGTATTCACATAATACCCCAGCACATGAATATCCTTGCCACCTGCTCGGGTACTGATCTCTACCCCTGCTACAACGTCAATCCCATACTCACGGCCAGCCTGCTGTGCCTCGGCTACCCCCGCTACGGTATCATGATCCGTCAGCGCCACCGCAGACAAACCTCTTTGTTTGGCGAGCTTTACATTCTCTGCAGGGGGCTGCATTCCGTCCGACGCTTGGCTATGGGTATGAAGATCACAACGTCCTTGATGATGATTCATAAATAACAACTCCCTTTAATCGGCTCATTATAGGTCTGACCATTGCAAGGTATTGCATTCACCATTCTTTGGATCAATCATGCATTATTCCGGCTCTGTATTTATTGTCCCTGTTCCGCTCGTCCTCCTGATGTTGTCTGCTCATGCTGACGCAAATAATTCAGGAATGCTACAGCTGACAAGGGAAGCAACGACGATTTCAGATGTATGGCGTAGAATTGTCGTTTGAACTCAAGCCCACGAATATCCACGATATGAACCAGTCCAAGAGCCAGTTCATGCTGAACCGACGACGGGGATAACATGGTGATCCCCACACCCGCTTCCACGGCGGATTTCACAGCACCTGTACTGCCAAGTTCCATCACCACATTCATGTCCTGCGGATCGATATTTCTCTTCTGCAGCTGATCTTCCATCACCTGACGGGTACCCGAACCTTTCTCCCGCAGTACAAATGCATAGTTCAGCACATCTTCCAGCTCTACTTCACCACGATCTGCCAGTGCATGTCCTGCCGGAACAACCAGCTTCAATTCATCCTGCATGACCGGCTCCACAATCATATCCGGGTGGTGAACTGGCGCTTCAATCAGTCCAAAATTAAGCTGATGTTTCAAGATATCATCCATAATTTGCGTAGTATTCATCACTTTCATAACGATCGAGATATCCGGGTATTGGCGAGCAAAAGGACCCAGCATTCGTGGCAGCACATACTCACCAATCGTCAAACTTGCACCCAGCTGCAATCTGCCTTGCAGCATCTGTGTGAACGCAGACATCGCCTCATCTGTCTGTCTGACCAACTCTACACTGCGTTTGGCATGAGGCAGTAATGTCCGACCCGCCTCGGATAATTCTATTTTCTTGGTTGAACGGTGAAGCAGCTTGGTCCCAAAATAATCCTCAAGCGATTGAATCTGCATCGTCACCGCAGGTTGTGTCATATGTAATGCTTGCGCAGCCGCTGAAAAACTACCCTTCTCTGCTACGGTATAAAAAATATGCAATTGATGAAAATTCATATCTTCGCCCCTCTTCTGTACGCTTTCCCCATTGTAGCCCATTTCCTGAATTCCAACAAAAAAAGCATGCAGCTTGTCTGCATGCGATGTAACCTGAATCTATCAATTCGAAAATATGGATTATTCCAAACTTACTTATGCTTGCGACTGTTCTTGACAAGCGTCATTCGTCTTGAATGTCTTAGCCAAGAATAATACGATTTTAAATCCCGCAGTTCAATTGTCTCGGACATTTTCCCCAGAAACGTAACAACAATCATCTTATGAAGCGGATTGCCAGCGATATCATATTCCCCTTCAAGTTCGGAAAATTCAGCAACCACGACCAGATCTTCATCGATCAGGTAAACATCCTGCTCATTACGGTAGTATGGTGTAATACGGTCCTGCTTCAGACACTCCCATAACCATGCCGCAATATGGTCATCATCATTACGTGCCGGCTCAATACGGTCTGCATACCGCATCTTGGCATGATTGGTAATGACGATGTCGGCCACTTTTTTGTCTCCAAGAGCCACGAAAAAAGGCTCGTACGTGCTCCAACGTTGCATCACCTTATCACGCATGGGAATCACTCTCCACCAGATAGGACTTTCTATCTATTTATTTACCCAATATATTACAACATAAGTCCTGTAACCTCAAGGCGTAACTTCAGATTTTTTCACAAAATCCAGTTTATGCATAATTCAATAAAAGAGCGGCCCCGAAGGACCCCTCTGGTTAATCGTTTCGAAATGTACAGCGGCAAAAATCCAATGCACATTCCCAAACCATGTTGTTATATCCCGTAAAAACTCGTTTTGTCCATCGTTTTGCTAGCATACTCTGTTTTGATCTCATTCCGGTAGGAACGTTCAACCTTGCGCACATAGGAAAGTCTGTTCACATTTTTCATCGTATCTTCAGCCCGCTCTGCATTAACATACATGACGACATAATGCATACGGCGGGAGATGTAATGAACGGTACCATACTTTTCGAGATTACGAGCCGCTTTTAAATCGCTGACCCATATAATGAATCCTGTCCTTTCCGCGAACATCATTTTTTCCCCGCCTTTCTATAGTGGAGACCGGATCCTCAGTAAGGTCCGGTCTGTCATGAATTTATTTTCTTATCGAAATCTTAGCTACAACCACACTTGCCCCCGCTACCGCAGCCACCCTTCGGATTTGGATCATTGCTCGGTACCTTAATGGTCGTTGACACGGCGAATGCAATCGTCTCCGACATCTGGAACAACATATCGTCCAACGCCTTCTCCGCCTGTTTGAAGCGGGCTACCGCCTCGAAACTTTCCAGTTCCAGCTCCAAAGCCTGAACCTGATCTTTGGCCGCGTGATAATCCGGGTGAAAATGCCCAAAACGCTGAGTTTCTTCAAATAGTTCCTTTTTGGCGTCCAGCTTGCGTATTCCCGCCTGAATTTCAGGACTTGTCTCCACTTGCTGCTTCCAATATAAATAATCCGATACTTCGGCTGATTGGTTAATCATGTCGCCCAGTTCATACGCGCCCGTTAACACTTGGGCCATATCGACCGTGTTCATTTCCGCTACGCTCATGAAATTCATCCTATCTATATATAAAGTTCTACTTAACGTAGACTACTTCATCATATCATATCCCCGAAAAGTTAAGAAGAGTTTTTCCTGCAAATAGAAATAAAGGGAACAGGTGATCTGCTTTGGTATAGTCAATCAAGTTTATGCATGGTTCGGAATAATAAGGCGAATCTGGTTCCATTCGTTAGGCGAAAAAGTACGACGTTCTGCGGGATCTGTTCCACCCTCAGATATGTACCAGCCCGTTAGTGTCCAATCTTCATGACCCTGAATCTGATCAGGGATAACATAAAAGATATGGTTGTCCAGCTTCAGACCCAGTTTTGTCTGCCATTCAATGGCTTTTGCAGCAATCTGACGAGCCGTAGACACATGATACCCTCGCCACTCGTTATGCCACATCTCCGGGATCTCTCCGTATCCGGGAAACAGACCCGATTGTTCCGTGATGGAATAATCCTGTTCATACGTGTGAAGTTTGGAATCGTCTTGAATGAGCCCTACTTTTCCACGAATATAAAAGAGTTCCTTCGGTACCTTAAGTCCATCTTCGAACTCATCTGCTCCGACAATGGATTCATCTGCAATTACTTCCGAATCTGTGCGGTTCAACTTCTCAAGTAATTCACTTCTCGATTCATATATCCATGTATCCTTTTTCTTGACTTTATCCGTTGCTTCATCCTGATCAACGTTCTGTCCAGCATCCATCTGAAGTCTTTCTGCCTCCTGTCCCCACTGCCGGATTGCTAACTCCACATGCTCAGGCACTCCCGAGCCAGCATAGCGTCTAAGGAAGTTTATCATTACATCCGCTGTAAGATCGATCTCTGATGCTGCGACGATTCGTTCCTTTGTCATCCGATATATGGACATTCGATCACGACTCATCAGTTCTGCACCAATTTCCAGAATCCAGCGGGCCTGGGGAGTTACATCTGGGGGAACCATAATTTCAAAGTCAGGTTGTACAAAAATAGTATTATTCCCCACATGTTCCGCCTCATCATCCTTCAAGTTCAATAAGATTTCAGGATCAATCTGCCAGCGATAAAAAAGCTCTCCCGCTGCTGACTCA contains these protein-coding regions:
- the dapF gene encoding diaminopimelate epimerase, with protein sequence MEFTKMHGLGNDFIVVFGEQQLPADAAELAVKWCNRFFGIGADGLVYILPSEKADFQMRIMNSDGSEAEQCGNAIRCVSKYVYDHGHVTQEKITIETIGAGVQPVSLNIRNGKVETVRVDMGEPILNGLQVPTTVDANPVVNHSIEANGQEFKFTAVSMGNPHAVIYVDDAVNFDLSTWGPLLEVHPMFPKKINVEFATVRDRGYVDMRVWERGAGPTLACGTGACATLVSSVLNGHTDRTAVISLKGGDLHIEWSEADNHVYMTGPAEVVFKGVTS
- a CDS encoding cation-translocating P-type ATPase, which produces MEHTKWHQLSVEELRNTLGVSLEEGLTEETAAEKRKAAGSNELSEGKRISPITLLLNQFKDFMVLVLMGATLVSGLLGEYLDAVTIVAIIVLNAILGFVQEFRAERSLRALKQLSAPLAKVLRSGQEAHLAAKLLVPGDIVLVESGDRIPADVRWLSTNSLDVEESALTGESVPVSKHCHPIAADDVPLGDQKNIGFMGTMVTRGTAKGVVIRTGMDTEMGKIADLIQNTEEQETPLQHRLEQLGKILIFVALGLTVMVVVAGILHGQPAVGMFLAGVSLAVAAIPEGLPAIVTIALALGVQRMIKRKAIVRKLPSVETLGCASVICSDKTGTLTQNKMTVTDVWLEGRSIKVTGDGYAPEGQMLENGRTLELKSDQTLRRMLQISALCNNASIIESVADEMRNKKKGKETNKDSKKEAKKDTKKDHVNETVKEDSVVWELKGDPTEGALVTLASKMGLTPAGLKELYAREQEFPFDSDRKRMSVLVHHQGGRMIYTKGAPDVLIGQCSHILWEGNVVPFTGTLRQKVMAANESMAGSALRVLGMAYRDVKPDEKVENEHAAENQLVFVGLAGMIDPPRREARDAIATCRRAGIRTVMITGDHGTTAEAIAQQLGILPRGGASLSGQQLAGMTDEQLDKQVESIYVFSRVSPEHKLRIVKSLQRKGHVVAMTGDGVNDAPAIKAADIGIAMGITGTDVTKEASALILSDDNFSTIVAAIEEGRNIYENIRKFIRYLLASNVGEILTMFFAMMMGLPLPLVPIQILWVNLVTDGLPAMALGVDQPEKDLMEHKPRGSKENIFARRLGWKIVSRGVLIGLCTLGAFWLTLQAAPDQPGQLIKAQSVAFATLVLAQLIHVFDCRSSRSIFHRNPLQNKYLVFAVISSIVLMLAVMYVEPLQPIFKTVPLGMREWAISIVAAGIPTFLMGVGSVWGGRRNRRRMGPGRFVPKSTKFSA
- a CDS encoding Rqc2 family fibronectin-binding protein → MALDGIVTRAIVNELQGCKGGRISKIHQPNGHDVVLTLRAQRGNSKLLISASPTYPRVHFTEKTFVNPTEAPMFCMLLRKHCEGAIIEEIRQIGMERIIHIDVRQRDELGDVSVKRIIIELMGRHSNIVLVDPITGTILDGIHHVTPSISSYRVIMPGFSYTEPPEQHKSNPLEVSSTEFQNSYTAAEEEASRWLVNSFSGLSPLIAGEITSRVSANKGDDHAASEGEARIEAEALWTAFESVMGPVRDNSYAPVTGLNAKGKMIFSAVMLQSIQDAEKTYDTMSKCMEDYYGDKAERDTVKQRVSDLLRFLQNERSKNIKKLDNLNKDLLEADDADKFRLWGELLFASLHQVSKGDKSVELVNFYDEDQANITIQLDPLLTPSDNAQRYFKRYNKYKNSLAVIHEQLGKTKDEIDYLDNLLQQLSIASMNDIEEIRDELVQQGYLRDRNKKGKKKKKNDRPTVHQFTSSEGIELLVGKNNLQNEYVTNRLASSNDTWLHTKDIPGSHVVIRSTDFGEATLEEAAQLAAYFSQAKESSSVPVDYTFIRHVRKPSGSKPGFVIYDHQKTLFVTPNEDLVKSLPSTIKNG
- a CDS encoding GNAT family N-acetyltransferase gives rise to the protein MTLNIRLTQPNDVLPLNELMREYVVGFYNNPWPGDQAIELLIKNLLDQQIGVQFVAEQDGALIGFATLYFTYSTMKANRVAIMNDLFVTEAWREGDAEARLFEHCQQYTREHGCAYMSWITAATNERAQQLFERLGAARGTWVNYSIT
- a CDS encoding PHP domain-containing protein, giving the protein MNHHQGRCDLHTHSQASDGMQPPAENVKLAKQRGLSAVALTDHDTVAGVAEAQQAGREYGIDVVAGVEISTRAGGKDIHVLGYYVNTEDEKFLERLRGLREAREERNHLIIAKLQELGLEISWQEVIDGLGRPLEPDESIGRPHMADVLVRKGYAADMRDAFNRYLAEGQPGYVSVPRVAPGDACQWIKDAGGAAVIAHPGLYGDDELVRRILVDSRPDGIEVVHSDHGPKEERRYAELAREFGLIQTGGSDYHGIRQGVVFHGDLGSKTVTIDVLDKLRAAARKS
- a CDS encoding selenium metabolism-associated LysR family transcriptional regulator; the encoded protein is MNFHQLHIFYTVAEKGSFSAAAQALHMTQPAVTMQIQSLEDYFGTKLLHRSTKKIELSEAGRTLLPHAKRSVELVRQTDEAMSAFTQMLQGRLQLGASLTIGEYVLPRMLGPFARQYPDISIVMKVMNTTQIMDDILKHQLNFGLIEAPVHHPDMIVEPVMQDELKLVVPAGHALADRGEVELEDVLNYAFVLREKGSGTRQVMEDQLQKRNIDPQDMNVVMELGSTGAVKSAVEAGVGITMLSPSSVQHELALGLVHIVDIRGLEFKRQFYAIHLKSSLLPLSAVAFLNYLRQHEQTTSGGRAEQGQ
- a CDS encoding YlbG family protein, which produces MFAERTGFIIWVSDLKAARNLEKYGTVHYISRRMHYVVMYVNAERAEDTMKNVNRLSYVRKVERSYRNEIKTEYASKTMDKTSFYGI
- a CDS encoding YlbF family regulator, whose product is MSVAEMNTVDMAQVLTGAYELGDMINQSAEVSDYLYWKQQVETSPEIQAGIRKLDAKKELFEETQRFGHFHPDYHAAKDQVQALELELESFEAVARFKQAEKALDDMLFQMSETIAFAVSTTIKVPSNDPNPKGGCGSGGKCGCS